Proteins encoded together in one Lathyrus oleraceus cultivar Zhongwan6 chromosome 5, CAAS_Psat_ZW6_1.0, whole genome shotgun sequence window:
- the LOC127078820 gene encoding uncharacterized protein LOC127078820 yields MARNGMGATLQRPLHASPLAEFILHAEAPRGMKVPKYTKFGGEFGESTIEHVARYLTESGDLAHNECLRVKNFPSSLTKADFTWFTSLAPSSIGSWAKLEKKFHEQVRHLERLRLEKVRHNKSKKEKIAFVEYDAIDPIREADYASSTELEIDVAELKPGSAYECRSLLPAQGKNPVEHNLKFPSKTYTFDVLKCEEIFDLLVKDGQMVVPPGTKIPPDLVQKEIQEGRLKFAGRRMKIDVDPLHQEEALFVEPVEINMVEITEYDEANMLEQTGETPDVDITEVYPRADEDLVDFLYRCKNKGSQVCLCPRCGAVTDKIVAENF; encoded by the exons atggctagaaaTGGCATGGGTGCTACATTGCAAAGGCCATTACACGCCTCCCCGTTAGCTGAGTTTATTCTCCACGCCGAGGCGCCCAGAGGGATGAAAGTGCCCAAGTATACTAAATTTGGGGGAGAGTTTGGTGAATCGACAATAGAGCACGTTGCCAGATACTTAACAGAGTCAGGGGATCTAGCTCATAATGAatgtttgagagtaaaaaacttCCCCTCCTCTCTGACCAAGGCTGACTTCACATGGTTTACTTCGTTGGCCCCAAGTTCAATCGGTTCGTGGGCCAAActagaaaagaagttccatgaaca agttcgacatcTAGAACGACTAAGGTTAGAAAAGGTTAGGCACAATAAGTCTAAAAAAGAAAAGATAGCGTTTGTTGAATACGACGCAATAGACCCAATACGTGAGGCTGATTATGCttcatcgaccgaattagaaatCGACGTGGCTGAACTAAAGCCAGGGTCCGCCTATGAGTGTCGATCATTGTTGCCTGCGCAAGGAAAAAATCCTGTCGAACACAACCTAAAATTCCCTTCGAAAACTTATACTTTTGATGTGTTGAAGTGTGAGGAAATCTTTGACTTATTGGTCAAAGATGGGCAAATGGTGGTACctcctggtactaaaataccacc ggatttggttcaGAAAGAGATTCAAGAAGGCAGGCTAAAATTTGCTGGCCGCAGAATGAAGATCGACGTTGATCCTCTTCACCAGGAGGAAGCCCTATTCGTggagccagtcgagatcaacatggtcgagatcactGAATATGATGAGGCCAACATGCTCGAGCAAACTGGGGAAACCCCAGATGTCGATATAACTGAAGTGTacccaagggctgatgaagaCTTGGTAGATTTTCTGTATCGCTGCAAGAACAAGGGTTCACAAGTGTGCCTGTGCCCTAGGTGTGGTGCTGTCACCGACAAAATAGTGGCGGAGAATTTCTAG